The Tenrec ecaudatus isolate mTenEca1 chromosome 7, mTenEca1.hap1, whole genome shotgun sequence genome window below encodes:
- the LOC142453430 gene encoding thiosulfate sulfurtransferase/rhodanese-like domain-containing protein 3 — MESSAAGAAALGNTTGSGRRSRGAGEPAAAPGSGREQGPGRAAMVRPGLWLWGVRAAVLGPTEAALRGLKSIKGGCHNFCTAISKSVSYKELKNLLNSKNITLIDVRETWEVLETGKIPGSINIPLDEVGRALQMDPRDFKDKYHEVKPSESDNLVFSCLAGVRSKKALDTALSLGFNSAQHYAGGWKEWATYDSSENKQGD; from the exons ATGGAAAGCAGTGCTGCGGGCGCGGCTGCGCTGGGGAACACTACCGGGTCTGGCCGGCGCTCGCGGGGCGCAGGAGAGCCGGCCGCGGCGCCCGGAAGCGGCCGCGAGCAGGGACCCGGGCGCGCGGCCATGGTGCGGCCGGGGCTGTGGCTGTGGGGCGTGCGCGCGGCTGTCCTCGGTCCCACGGAGGCTGCTCTTCGGG GTTTGAAGTCAATAAAGGGAGGCTGCCACAATTTTTGTACTGCTATTTCTAAAAGTGTCAGTTACAAGGAACTTAAAAATCTGCTGAATTCAAAAAACATTACATTAATTGATGTGAGAGAAACCTGGGAAGTTCTTGAGACTGGAAAAATCCCTGGGTCCATCAATATACCAT TGGATGAGGTTGGCCGGGCTCTCCAGATGGACCCGAGAGACTTCAAAGACAAGTACCATGAAGTAAAGCCATCCGAATCTGACAACCTAGTCTTTTCTTGTTTAGCTGGAGTGAGAAGCAAGAAGGCTTTGGACACAGCATTATCTTTGGGCTTTAACAG TGCTCAACACTATGCTGGAGGATGGAAAGAATGGGCAACGTATGACTCTTCAGAGAACAAACAAGGAGATTGA